In one window of Hevea brasiliensis isolate MT/VB/25A 57/8 chromosome 10, ASM3005281v1, whole genome shotgun sequence DNA:
- the LOC110644780 gene encoding F-box protein SKIP2, whose translation MGQSASSSTANSAIDWILTPPIVSSESQLPELADDITADVDYTEDIPDECLAYIFQFLSAGDRKRCSLVCRRWLLVDGNSRQRLSLHAKVEIFSYVPSLFTRFDSVTKLALRCDRKSISLNDDAFVMISVRCQNLERLKLRGCREITDNGMAAFAENCKKLRKLSCGLCAFGANGINALLDHCKALEELSIKRLRGIHDGANMIRSGAAAPSLKSVCLKELVNGQSFEELVIGAKNLRTLKIIRCLGDWDKVLQIIGNENSFLIDVHLERIQVSDIGLAAISKCVNMEILRIVKTPECSDLGLVCVAENCKQLRKLHIDGWRTNTIGDVGLMAVAKQCPNLQELVLIGVNATHASLAAIAANCQKLERLALCGSGSIGDNEIACIAAKCVALKKLCIKGCAISDIAIQALAWGCPNLVKIKVKQCRGVSSEFVECLQQQKASLLVNIDAASDNEGLDVSLSDGGGQESGLEFPVMGGQVAVADGPSIRNGRPALFGAKVGLLASRNLVARAISRWSSNEDGSSNNNL comes from the coding sequence ATGGGCCAGTCAGCTTCCAGTTCCACCGCCAATTCTGCCATCGATTGGATTTTAACTCCGCCTATTGTTTCTTCCGAATCGCAATTGCCAGAGCTCGCTGACGATATAACTGCTGATGTTGATTATACGGAGGATATTCCTGACGAGTGTTTGGCTTACATTTTCCAATTCCTCTCTGCGGGAGACCGAAAACGATGCTCCTTGGTCTGCCGGCGGTGGTTACTCGTTGACGGCAATAGCCGCCAACGGCTTTCTCTACATGCGAAAGTGGAGATTTTTTCTTATGTTCCTTCTCTGTTCACACGGTTCGACTCGGTCACTAAACTCGCTTTGCGTTGTGATCGCAAATCCATAAGCTTAAACGATGATGCTTTTGTCATGATCTCCGTCCGTTGCCAGAATCTCGAGCGCCTTAAGCTCCGTGGCTGCCGCGAAATCACTGATAATGGTATGGCCGCATTTGCTGAAAATTGCAAAAAATTGAGAAAGCTCTCTTGCGGCTTGTGCGCTTTCGGCGCCAACGGCATAAACGCGTTGTTGGATCACTGCAAGGCGCTGGAGGAGCTCTCTATTAAGCGGCTCAGGGGAATCCATGACGGAGCCAATATGATCAGGTCCGGAGCTGCCGCTCCGTCTTTGAAATCAGTTTGCTTgaaggagctagtcaacggtcagtCTTTTGAAGAGCTAGTGATCGGTGCTAAAAATCTTAGAACCTTGAAAATTATTCGGTGTTTGGGTGATTGGGATAAGGTACTTCAAATTATTGGAAACGAAAACAGTTTCTTGATTGATGTTCACCTTGAAAGGATTCAAGTGAGTGATATTGGTCTTGCAGCGATTTCGAAATGTGTAAATATGGAGATTTTGCGCATCGTGAAAACCCCAGAATGTTCGGATTTAGGGCTTGTTTGTGTGGCGGAGAATTGCAAGCAACTAAGGAAGCTTCACATAGATGGATGGAGGACTAATACAATTGGAGATGTGGGTTTAATGGCCGTGGCCAAACAATGTCCAAATCTACAAGAGCTGGTTTTGATTGGTGTTAATGCGACGCATGCGAGCTTGGCAGCGATTGCTGCTAATTGCCAAAAACTGGAACGATTAGCACTGTGTGGGAGTGGAAGCATTGGTGATAATGAGATTGCTTGCATTGCAGCTAAATGCGTGGCATTGAAAAAGCTGTGTATAAAGGGATGTGCTATTTCTGACATTGCAATCCAAGCTCTTGCTTGGGGATGTCCCAATTTGGTTAAGATCAAGGTGAAGCAATGCAGGGGAGTGAGCAGTGAATTTGTGGAATGTTTGCAGCAGCAAAAAGCCTCACTACTTGTTAATATTGATGCTGCCAGTGACAATGAAGGTTTAGATGTTAGTTTGAGCGATGGTGGAGGTCAAGAAAGTGGTTTAGAGTTTCCAGTGATGGGTGGTCAAGTGGCTGTTGCTGATGGTCCATCGATTCGTAACGGGAGACCGGCATTGTTTGGAGCGAAGGTTGGGCTGCTTGCAAGTAGGAATTTAGTGGCTCGTGCAATTAGCAGATGGTCAAGCAATGAAGATGGTAGTTCAAATAACAACTTGTGA
- the LOC110644763 gene encoding protein RER1A produces the protein MDSVQPGGALPGDDLSSLSSSPVTIFSRWTFAVSRRCQHLLDKTVPHILYRWIACLFVAFIYAVRVYFVQGFYIITYGLGIYMLNLLIGFLSPQIDPEIHDGPTLPTRGSDEFRPFVRRLPEFKFWYSITKAFCIAFLLTFFDVFDVPVFWPILLFYWLFLFVLTMRRQIMHMVKYRYVPFSSGKQRYDGKKVPSTDSMSLPRD, from the exons ATGGACAGTGTACAGCCCGGTGGAGCCCTCCCCGGGGACGATCTCTCCTCCCTATCTTCGTCCCCTGTCACTATCTTTTCACGGTGGACCTTCGCCGTTTCGCGGCGTTGCCAGCACCTGCTGGACAAGACGGTTCCGCATATCCTTTACCGATGGATCGCCTGTCTCTTCGTTGCTTTCATCTACGCCGTGCGCGTGTACTTCGTCCAGGGTTTTTACATCATCACCTACGGCCTCGGCATATATATGCTTAACCTCTTGATAGGGTTTCTCTCTCCGCAGATTGACCCCGAGATCCATGACGGGCCTACCCTCCCTACCCGTGGATCCGACGAGTTCCGCCCCTTCGTTCGCCGCCTTCCCGAGTTCAAGTTTTG GTACTCTATTACCAAGGCTTTCTGCATTGCTTTTCTCTTGACATTCTTTGATGTCTTTGATGTACCTGTCTTTTGGCCAATACTCCTTTTCTATTGGCTGTTTCTGTTTGTTCTCACCATGAGGAGGCAGATAATGCACATGGTCAAATACAGATATGTTCCATTCTCTTCTGGTAAACAG CGATATGATGGAAAGAAGGTACCTTCAACTGACAGCATGAGCCTTCCCAGAGATTGA